A window of the Ruminococcaceae bacterium KH2T8 genome harbors these coding sequences:
- a CDS encoding type IV pilus assembly protein PilA produces MKMMNKSKKGFTLVELIVVLVILAVLAAMLVPALTGYIKRARQEKDYQMAATVLTAAQSAATYQFSKSSPAYPVNASTSCGNGETVRTLVGTSFDSCNFSVNSSTGVITGGSVKIGNYTYTWSASTGEWTAS; encoded by the coding sequence ATGAAGATGATGAACAAGTCGAAAAAAGGTTTTACATTGGTTGAACTTATTGTAGTTCTCGTTATCCTCGCAGTACTCGCAGCAATGCTCGTGCCCGCTCTTACAGGTTACATCAAGAGAGCTCGTCAGGAGAAGGACTATCAGATGGCAGCTACAGTACTGACAGCAGCTCAGTCCGCAGCTACATATCAGTTCTCGAAGTCTTCACCTGCTTATCCTGTAAATGCTTCTACTTCTTGTGGTAACGGTGAGACAGTAAGAACTCTTGTAGGTACAAGCTTTGATTCTTGCAACTTCTCAGTTAATAGTTCTACAGGTGTTATCACTGGTGGTTCTGTTAAGATCGGTAATTACACATATACATGGTCTGCATCAACCGGTGAGTGGACTGCTTCCTAA
- a CDS encoding Type IV pilin N-term methylation site GFxxxE, with the protein MRRIKRTGRSKRGLTLVELVVAMALTMIFMASCVMLVYPVEKIYTHTNDLSRAQLIADAVVDSLRAECTNANVSQPGDVYVKSGKGDGPLNSTGDSAYGDVLFIRRNNTYFESISANYAISQDHYDAVNNVDAYDGDDYRTSGDIRSRAIYRLYSSGASELDAGYVHYGYFRLGESATASDPTSWTAYDFTNPFTNGTYDRFTVKLDFDDSVNDLATCPEYIECDVTVLHNGEAVYTRHVVLCF; encoded by the coding sequence ATGCGTAGGATTAAGAGAACAGGAAGATCCAAGAGAGGTTTGACTCTCGTTGAGCTCGTCGTAGCGATGGCGCTTACGATGATCTTTATGGCGTCCTGCGTTATGCTCGTATATCCCGTTGAGAAGATCTATACACATACTAATGACTTGAGCCGCGCACAGCTTATCGCGGATGCAGTCGTTGATTCCCTGAGGGCAGAGTGTACGAATGCTAATGTCTCTCAACCTGGTGATGTATATGTAAAGAGTGGTAAGGGCGACGGCCCTTTGAATTCCACAGGGGATAGCGCATATGGTGATGTGCTGTTCATTAGAAGGAATAATACATATTTCGAGAGTATATCTGCTAATTATGCCATCAGCCAGGATCATTATGATGCAGTAAACAATGTTGATGCTTATGACGGCGATGACTATAGAACATCAGGTGATATCAGGAGCAGGGCTATCTACAGGCTCTATTCATCCGGTGCATCTGAGCTTGATGCAGGATATGTTCATTACGGATATTTCAGATTAGGTGAATCTGCGACTGCAAGTGATCCGACATCATGGACAGCTTATGATTTTACCAATCCTTTCACGAACGGAACTTATGACAGATTTACCGTAAAGCTTGATTTCGATGATTCGGTTAATGATTTGGCTACTTGCCCTGAATATATCGAGTGCGATGTTACGGTCCTTCATAACGGTGAGGCGGTATATACAAGACACGTTGTTCTGTGCTTCTGA
- a CDS encoding type IV pilus assembly protein PilB → MADNSKIRIGDLMVSAGYITEDQLKEALTIQKQSGGKRIGQTLIDLGYVTEAQMLSALADRLDMQLVDLGSVSIDPETVKLIPKQMADQYVMLPLVQEDGQVILAVNDPLNLYAIEDIRQTIGMPVRTVIAEEQALKDAIDYHYAGIKAQMAAESANANTTGTNIDEIVIDTSAGADDAPIINLVNSLLDKAFQDNASDIHIEPFETNVMVRMRIDGTLIDYITLQKNVQDSLVARIKIMGDMDIAERRIPQDGHFRVRIQGQIVNVRVNVIPTVFGEKVVMRLIMSAVAIDNNQTFGMTQECYDKFTKMLMSPNGLIYITGPTGSGKSTTLYNALGSLSQKPINISTIEDPVEKNLPRLNQVQVHPTAGLTFEVGLRALMRQDPDVIMVGETRDAETASISIRAAVTGHLVLSTLHTNDAASTIVRLIDIGAEPYMLSSALVGVVAQRLMRKVCPYCARPEPLSPRQIDFLGHDIPGAMKGAGCGQCHNSGYLGRTAIHEVLVVDKAMRKMIAENAEAEVMKQYAIKNQGMKTLRMAAELLVQQGITSMEELERVAYNDD, encoded by the coding sequence ATGGCAGATAACTCCAAGATTCGTATAGGCGATCTGATGGTCTCCGCCGGATACATTACCGAAGACCAGCTCAAAGAAGCCTTAACCATACAAAAGCAATCGGGCGGTAAGCGAATCGGTCAGACGCTGATCGACCTGGGCTACGTTACGGAAGCTCAGATGCTCTCGGCTCTTGCTGACAGACTTGATATGCAGTTAGTAGATCTCGGATCGGTATCTATTGATCCTGAGACTGTTAAACTTATTCCAAAGCAGATGGCAGATCAGTATGTAATGCTTCCTCTCGTACAGGAAGACGGTCAGGTAATACTTGCCGTTAATGATCCTCTTAACCTTTATGCCATCGAGGATATCAGGCAGACGATCGGTATGCCCGTAAGGACTGTTATCGCTGAAGAGCAGGCTCTTAAGGATGCTATTGATTATCATTATGCCGGTATCAAGGCTCAGATGGCTGCAGAGAGTGCCAATGCCAATACTACAGGCACAAATATCGACGAGATCGTTATCGATACGAGTGCCGGTGCAGACGATGCGCCTATCATCAACCTCGTTAACTCACTTCTTGATAAGGCATTCCAGGATAATGCTTCCGATATCCATATCGAACCGTTCGAGACTAACGTTATGGTAAGAATGCGTATCGACGGTACCCTCATCGACTATATCACTCTTCAGAAGAACGTACAGGATTCTCTTGTTGCCAGAATCAAGATCATGGGTGACATGGATATTGCCGAGAGACGTATCCCTCAGGACGGTCACTTCAGAGTAAGGATCCAGGGACAGATCGTTAACGTCCGTGTTAACGTAATTCCTACGGTATTCGGTGAGAAGGTTGTTATGAGACTTATCATGTCTGCGGTTGCTATCGATAATAACCAGACATTCGGTATGACTCAGGAGTGCTATGATAAGTTCACTAAGATGCTTATGTCGCCTAACGGACTGATCTACATTACAGGTCCTACGGGTTCCGGTAAGTCCACGACTCTTTATAACGCTCTCGGATCACTCTCACAGAAGCCTATTAACATCAGTACCATTGAGGATCCTGTTGAGAAGAATCTCCCCAGGCTGAATCAGGTTCAGGTTCATCCGACGGCAGGACTTACATTCGAGGTGGGTCTTAGAGCTCTCATGCGTCAGGATCCTGACGTAATCATGGTAGGTGAGACTCGTGATGCCGAGACAGCTTCCATTTCCATTAGAGCAGCTGTAACCGGTCACCTGGTTCTTTCGACGCTTCATACAAATGATGCGGCATCGACAATTGTAAGACTTATCGATATAGGTGCCGAGCCTTACATGCTGTCATCTGCTCTTGTAGGCGTAGTAGCTCAAAGACTTATGCGTAAGGTATGTCCTTACTGCGCAAGACCCGAGCCGCTTTCACCGAGGCAGATCGATTTCCTGGGTCATGACATCCCCGGTGCCATGAAGGGAGCGGGTTGCGGACAGTGCCATAACTCCGGTTATCTCGGACGTACCGCTATTCATGAGGTGCTCGTTGTGGATAAGGCAATGCGTAAGATGATCGCCGAAAATGCCGAGGCTGAAGTCATGAAGCAGTATGCTATAAAGAATCAGGGTATGAAGACTCTGAGAATGGCAGCTGAACTTCTTGTTCAGCAGGGTATTACTTCAATGGAAGAGTTAGAGCGTGTTGCCTATAATGATGACTGA
- a CDS encoding leader peptidase (prepilin peptidase) / N-methyltransferase translates to MMTDKTCSNKLLKDLNSIPSPIFYIFAAVAVFCALFVHGFTPQGYMTTIFLLLLVACASADIKDGIVPDLILIFIALLAVVNFFVIEKWSIGGAIDHLLGAIVISVPMLILALSIKKAFGGGDIKLMAAAGLYLGLRPVIAAAVLGMFLAGVYSFYIIICGKKGRKALIRLAPFLVYGLAIISLFMNDWLI, encoded by the coding sequence ATGATGACTGATAAGACTTGTTCTAACAAATTACTTAAAGATCTAAACAGCATACCGTCGCCGATATTTTATATCTTCGCGGCGGTTGCCGTTTTTTGCGCATTATTTGTGCACGGATTCACGCCGCAGGGATATATGACAACTATTTTTCTCCTGCTACTCGTCGCGTGTGCTTCGGCTGATATTAAGGATGGTATAGTACCTGATCTGATACTTATCTTTATAGCATTACTAGCCGTAGTGAATTTCTTTGTTATAGAGAAGTGGTCAATAGGCGGTGCGATCGATCATCTTTTAGGTGCAATAGTAATATCAGTTCCAATGTTGATACTTGCATTGAGCATCAAAAAAGCATTCGGCGGAGGTGATATAAAGCTCATGGCAGCAGCCGGATTATACCTCGGATTACGTCCCGTAATTGCCGCTGCAGTGCTTGGAATGTTCCTTGCCGGTGTTTACAGTTTTTACATTATCATATGTGGTAAAAAAGGCCGCAAAGCCTTGATACGCTTGGCTCCGTTCTTAGTTTATGGTTTGGCAATAATTTCGTTATTTATGAACGACTGGTTAATATGA
- a CDS encoding Phosphoglycerol transferase MdoB, which produces MDKRKFRNSNLLFVLLAVVVIIIYLLFDGYNMFKHSFDYMRGSNVYDNVASTDYREEVNGSDIIKDMLEQHYARAINLIISLFPIVFITLRFHVSFSPKTSFGLKKWMPYIRLIFGFIFFYYVMTIKTVFSHELFTNYYSFGHWVSFFRIIGAFAILGCCIIDWPNLISAVRSFPSFHPKLYKVVFILFIALWSCMILEFQVGSRMNMASSLLLYNILYWIILQVFVDVITRNVKIGSFVSLGLSYLIGLINDIVFQFRGNYVMFGDLTVVRTAMEVAGNYTYKPSFWFWLSLGLLLSAVVITIILKFPKRSKYGVREVLLRSGIAASIVVCVILTFTNGMLYKNIMGVAWNYNESVAHTGYIPYFLSNMNSIAKVELEGYDAQLAADALDKAPEYVNNTYASPNIIIIQNEAFSDLSVLYDIETNQDYLPYIHSLTENTQKGYLNMSITGGPTANSEFEVLTRSTLQFLPYGAVPYTQYINADIPSVPQVLESQPTPYHTVAYHPYYSSGYSRTNVYTHFGFDEIVFENNFRGDFPESELPREYLSDSSDYKRVEQMYEDFRSSSDEPWFCFNVTIQNHGGYTQVFEPTEENMIYVTNFQATESINSYLSLIKTSDEAFKELIEYFSQCDEPTIIAMYGDHQPSLDNDALEVLATHAGDQVNNYYVPYVIWANFDIEEVNTLGDAEHEPVLNTLSTNYFASTVLEIAGVELSDYDRYLLDLHESVPAITAIGIWDSEGNYYPSIDACPYSDELSALQMVQYNLIFDDDGRLTDRFV; this is translated from the coding sequence ATGGATAAAAGAAAATTTAGAAATAGTAATTTACTGTTTGTCTTGTTGGCAGTAGTTGTCATTATAATTTATCTGCTCTTTGATGGGTATAACATGTTTAAACATTCCTTTGATTATATGAGGGGGAGTAATGTTTATGACAATGTCGCCAGCACTGATTATAGGGAAGAGGTAAATGGTTCAGATATCATAAAAGATATGCTGGAGCAACATTATGCCAGGGCAATTAATCTTATTATTTCGCTATTCCCGATTGTCTTTATTACTTTAAGATTTCATGTGTCATTTAGCCCCAAAACTAGTTTCGGTCTGAAGAAGTGGATGCCGTATATAAGATTGATCTTTGGATTTATATTCTTCTATTACGTAATGACGATAAAAACAGTCTTTTCACATGAGCTATTTACTAATTACTATTCTTTCGGTCATTGGGTTTCGTTCTTCAGAATTATAGGCGCTTTTGCCATTCTTGGCTGTTGTATTATTGATTGGCCGAATCTTATCAGTGCTGTTAGGAGTTTCCCTTCATTTCATCCGAAATTATATAAGGTAGTGTTTATCCTCTTTATCGCTTTATGGTCTTGTATGATACTTGAGTTTCAGGTCGGTAGCAGGATGAACATGGCTTCGAGTCTTCTGCTCTATAACATCCTTTACTGGATCATTCTTCAGGTGTTTGTTGACGTAATAACTAGAAATGTTAAGATAGGTTCTTTTGTAAGTCTTGGACTATCTTATCTTATCGGACTTATAAATGATATTGTGTTCCAGTTCAGAGGAAACTATGTTATGTTTGGTGACCTGACGGTAGTACGTACTGCTATGGAGGTTGCCGGAAATTATACCTATAAGCCGTCGTTCTGGTTCTGGTTATCGCTTGGATTATTGTTATCTGCTGTAGTGATAACGATAATCTTGAAATTCCCGAAACGTAGTAAGTATGGTGTCAGGGAGGTATTGCTTCGCTCAGGCATAGCTGCTTCTATTGTTGTTTGCGTTATACTGACATTCACTAACGGCATGCTTTATAAAAACATTATGGGAGTTGCATGGAATTATAATGAGAGTGTTGCGCATACAGGTTATATTCCATATTTTCTCAGCAACATGAATTCAATAGCTAAGGTGGAACTGGAAGGATATGATGCTCAACTAGCAGCCGATGCCTTAGATAAAGCTCCAGAATATGTAAATAATACATATGCATCGCCAAATATCATCATAATCCAAAATGAGGCATTCTCGGATTTGTCTGTTCTTTATGATATTGAGACTAATCAAGATTATCTGCCTTATATTCATAGCCTTACTGAGAATACACAGAAGGGTTATCTTAATATGTCCATAACCGGAGGTCCTACTGCAAATTCAGAATTTGAAGTATTGACTCGTTCTACATTACAGTTTCTTCCGTATGGTGCCGTACCGTATACGCAGTATATTAATGCTGATATTCCGTCTGTCCCTCAGGTTCTTGAGAGTCAGCCGACCCCATACCATACGGTAGCATATCATCCATATTATTCATCCGGTTATAGCCGTACTAACGTATATACTCATTTTGGATTTGATGAGATTGTATTTGAAAATAATTTCAGGGGTGATTTTCCTGAGAGCGAACTTCCTCGAGAATACTTAAGTGATTCTTCAGATTATAAAAGAGTAGAGCAGATGTATGAAGATTTTAGGAGCTCTTCTGATGAACCTTGGTTCTGCTTTAATGTAACTATCCAAAATCATGGTGGGTATACACAAGTTTTCGAGCCAACTGAAGAGAATATGATCTATGTTACTAATTTTCAAGCTACAGAATCAATTAATAGTTATTTGTCACTTATTAAGACAAGTGATGAAGCGTTCAAAGAATTGATCGAATACTTCTCGCAATGTGATGAACCGACTATTATTGCTATGTATGGTGATCATCAACCATCTCTAGATAATGATGCTCTCGAAGTGCTTGCAACTCATGCAGGAGATCAAGTCAACAACTACTATGTCCCCTATGTTATATGGGCCAACTTTGATATCGAAGAAGTGAATACGCTTGGTGATGCGGAGCACGAACCTGTATTGAATACATTATCAACTAATTACTTTGCCAGCACTGTATTAGAGATTGCGGGAGTTGAGCTTTCTGATTATGACAGATATTTACTTGATCTGCATGAATCTGTTCCTGCTATTACAGCTATTGGTATTTGGGACAGTGAGGGAAATTACTATCCGTCAATCGATGCTTGTCCTTATTCGGATGAATTATCAGCTCTCCAGATGGTACAGTATAATCTCATATTTGATGATGACGGGCGCCTGACCGACAGATTTGTCTGA
- a CDS encoding Signal transduction histidine kinase: MKRQHYIFALVLTFVVEVFLFSVFLGKIEHIAADPVVVNECLKSVEVNYGSPSEYKTGIDYVIIDNDGAVVFKTRDGLSESINDAVKNSETILDITSDDQVVAKMIVHDDSVYAIKQYKTHILRIVLIISFVQVVIFIVFYLDVKKKILDPFQKMQDFAGRVAGGDLDVPLTVDRSNVFGDFTEAFDIMRSEIKSARVAEKNANDEKKEMVAKLSHDIKTPVASIKSTSEIGYELSQDTKIKEYFNLINVKADQITVLVDNLFNSSVNDITEIPVSPSDFDSNILYDIIRNSDHLNKAGGFSIPKCRIFVDKLRLQQAFDNIFMNSYKYADTEIEVTAATDDEYLRIRVRDKGPGVTEDELPLLKNKYSRGANAVDKDGAGLGLYLANYFIENMNGRLLLENADPGLAVTFCIRTI; encoded by the coding sequence ATGAAGCGACAGCATTATATCTTTGCGCTCGTCCTGACATTTGTCGTTGAAGTCTTTTTGTTTTCCGTTTTCCTCGGGAAGATCGAGCATATTGCTGCTGATCCTGTAGTTGTAAATGAATGTCTTAAGTCGGTCGAAGTCAATTACGGCTCGCCGTCCGAATATAAGACGGGCATCGATTACGTAATAATCGATAATGACGGAGCGGTTGTCTTTAAGACCCGTGACGGTCTTTCGGAATCGATAAATGATGCGGTCAAGAATTCCGAGACGATACTTGATATCACTTCCGATGATCAGGTGGTCGCGAAGATGATAGTTCATGATGATTCCGTGTATGCGATAAAGCAGTATAAGACTCATATCCTCAGGATCGTTCTGATAATCTCTTTCGTTCAGGTAGTTATCTTTATCGTCTTTTATCTTGATGTTAAGAAAAAGATCCTTGACCCGTTTCAGAAGATGCAGGATTTCGCAGGACGTGTGGCAGGCGGAGATCTTGATGTGCCGCTGACTGTTGACAGGAGTAATGTATTCGGTGACTTTACCGAGGCTTTCGATATCATGAGATCTGAGATAAAGAGCGCGAGGGTTGCTGAGAAGAATGCCAATGATGAGAAGAAGGAAATGGTCGCGAAGCTCTCGCATGATATCAAGACGCCCGTTGCATCGATCAAATCTACATCTGAGATAGGTTATGAGCTTTCGCAGGATACCAAGATAAAGGAATACTTTAATCTTATAAATGTAAAGGCTGATCAGATTACGGTCCTTGTTGATAACCTATTTAATTCAAGTGTTAATGATATTACCGAGATCCCCGTATCCCCTTCGGACTTTGACAGTAATATTCTTTACGATATTATCAGGAACTCAGACCACCTTAATAAGGCAGGCGGTTTCAGCATTCCGAAATGCCGTATCTTTGTTGACAAACTGAGGCTTCAGCAGGCTTTCGATAATATCTTCATGAATTCATATAAGTATGCGGATACCGAAATTGAGGTCACTGCTGCGACCGATGATGAATATCTAAGGATCAGGGTGCGTGATAAGGGGCCGGGAGTTACCGAAGATGAGCTGCCGCTACTGAAGAATAAGTATTCGCGCGGTGCCAACGCAGTCGATAAGGACGGCGCTGGCCTTGGCCTGTATCTTGCAAATTACTTTATTGAGAATATGAACGGCAGGCTCCTTCTGGAAAATGCCGATCCGGGACTTGCCGTTACATTCTGTATCCGGACGATTTAA
- a CDS encoding prepilin-type N-terminal cleavage/methylation domain-containing protein has translation MLRMSNGKFNRSKRAFTLVEMIVVLVILAIVAAMMVPALTGYIKNAQKAKYIQKADETRIAAQAVMQELYGLGDGNGAHSATTDGNNVFWNSGTDKDWGDKVLQLLGCDRGAANGEPYILIVGVGTHKASGGMDLSQQYTVYYVAYVEDEQAPALFYVNGEWMYEYPRYDGSSAIDTRKIGGDSFRNTIVLNGAKIPLQFYIISNRTGLNASSGAFWTGTDSRSLYSHSDGYYGK, from the coding sequence ATGTTGAGAATGTCAAACGGTAAGTTTAACAGGAGCAAGAGGGCATTTACGCTTGTTGAGATGATCGTTGTGCTCGTAATTCTTGCTATAGTTGCGGCTATGATGGTTCCTGCTCTGACAGGGTATATTAAAAATGCTCAAAAGGCTAAGTATATTCAGAAGGCTGATGAAACTCGAATTGCTGCACAGGCAGTTATGCAGGAGTTGTATGGTTTGGGTGATGGTAATGGAGCGCATAGCGCGACTACCGATGGTAATAATGTTTTCTGGAATAGCGGAACTGATAAAGATTGGGGAGATAAGGTTCTTCAGCTGTTAGGTTGTGACAGAGGTGCTGCAAACGGTGAGCCGTATATCTTAATTGTCGGAGTGGGAACACACAAAGCTTCCGGTGGAATGGATCTTTCTCAGCAATATACTGTTTACTATGTCGCATATGTTGAGGATGAGCAAGCACCGGCTTTATTCTATGTCAATGGTGAATGGATGTATGAGTATCCTCGTTATGATGGTTCGTCGGCGATTGATACCAGAAAGATCGGCGGCGACAGTTTCAGAAATACGATAGTTCTTAACGGAGCAAAGATACCGCTTCAGTTCTATATTATCAGTAATAGAACAGGGCTTAACGCTTCAAGCGGTGCATTCTGGACGGGGACGGATTCACGTTCGTTATATAGCCATAGTGATGGATATTATGGCAAGTGA
- a CDS encoding two-component system, OmpR family, response regulator RegX3 — MKYDCLIIDDEQLLADNTCDYFNLFQLKAHAVYNKADALAFLSENEVSLILLDINLADGSGFDLCKYIRQSMDIPILFISARNTDDDKIIALNIGGDDYIEKPYSMGVLLAKVKVFLKRFGAVADDKSDIYEDDRIKIDKPNKMLYVDGTETKLTSLEFTLLSYLVDNRNRLITKAELFDNVWKDKFTSDGTLNVHIRKIREAIEKDPQNPAYIITVWKEGYKFIPGNMK; from the coding sequence ATGAAATATGATTGCCTGATAATCGATGATGAACAGTTGCTCGCAGATAATACCTGCGATTATTTTAATCTCTTTCAGCTTAAGGCTCATGCCGTTTATAACAAGGCGGATGCGCTTGCTTTCCTGTCTGAAAATGAGGTTTCGCTCATACTTCTGGACATTAACTTAGCTGACGGCAGCGGATTCGATCTTTGTAAATATATCAGGCAGTCGATGGATATTCCGATCCTCTTTATCTCTGCTCGTAATACTGACGATGACAAGATCATCGCATTAAACATCGGCGGAGATGATTATATCGAGAAGCCTTATTCTATGGGAGTTCTCCTTGCTAAGGTCAAGGTGTTCCTTAAGAGATTCGGTGCAGTTGCTGATGACAAGTCTGATATCTATGAGGATGACAGGATCAAGATAGATAAGCCCAATAAGATGCTGTATGTTGACGGAACGGAAACAAAGCTTACGAGTCTTGAGTTTACCTTGCTCTCGTATCTGGTTGATAACAGAAACCGCCTTATAACCAAGGCCGAGCTCTTTGATAATGTCTGGAAGGATAAGTTTACTTCCGACGGTACTTTGAATGTCCATATCAGGAAGATCAGGGAGGCTATCGAGAAGGATCCTCAAAATCCCGCATATATCATTACCGTCTGGAAAGAAGGATATAAGTTCATTCCGGGGAATATGAAATGA
- a CDS encoding putative ABC transport system ATP-binding protein, with protein sequence MKNIIETRKLCKTYSSGGVQQHVLRNIDLEIREGDFTILMGPSGAGKSTLLYALSGMDKPTLGEITFCDEEITKKNSDQLAVFRRKNCGFVFQQTYLVDSMSVMDNVLSAAYLVIRDRKEAIKKSREILKSVDLDEALWDKFPTQISGGEAQRAGIARALVNKPAMVFADEPTGALNSKTGKDVLDTLTRFNKDGQSIIMVTHDITSARRGNRILYLKDGEIAGELNLGSYISGDKDRHIMLRDFLGEMGW encoded by the coding sequence ATGAAGAATATCATTGAGACAAGAAAGCTTTGTAAGACATATTCAAGCGGAGGCGTACAGCAGCACGTCTTAAGAAACATAGATCTTGAGATCAGGGAAGGTGACTTTACGATCCTTATGGGACCTTCCGGAGCAGGTAAGTCAACGCTTCTTTACGCACTGTCCGGTATGGACAAGCCTACTTTGGGCGAGATCACTTTCTGCGATGAGGAGATCACCAAGAAGAATTCCGATCAGCTCGCAGTCTTCAGAAGAAAGAATTGCGGTTTCGTATTCCAGCAGACATATCTTGTTGATTCCATGAGCGTTATGGATAATGTGCTTTCCGCGGCATACCTTGTTATCCGTGACAGAAAGGAAGCGATAAAGAAGTCCCGGGAGATCTTAAAGTCTGTAGATCTTGATGAGGCATTGTGGGATAAGTTCCCCACACAGATCTCGGGCGGTGAAGCTCAGAGAGCAGGAATAGCCAGAGCGCTTGTAAATAAGCCTGCTATGGTCTTTGCAGATGAGCCCACGGGTGCCCTCAACTCGAAGACGGGAAAAGATGTACTTGATACTCTGACAAGATTTAATAAGGACGGTCAGTCGATAATCATGGTCACTCACGATATCACGAGTGCCAGGAGAGGAAACAGGATCCTTTACTTAAAGGATGGCGAGATAGCAGGCGAACTCAATCTCGGATCTTATATTTCAGGCGATAAGGATCGCCATATAATGCTCCGCGATTTCCTCGGCGAAATGGGGTGGTGA